In Streptomyces alboniger, the following are encoded in one genomic region:
- a CDS encoding tetratricopeptide repeat protein produces the protein MNADWEQRVAEVWNSFEAYEEDRAAEFRALIDELAAELPEGDPLGLFERACAFDSTGYSDRAVPLYQEALDRGLGGSHKQRAVIQLASSLRNVGRAEEGVALLTPELVGPSNELDDAVRSVLALCLADLGREREGLALVLGALAPHLPRYQRSMAHYARALVEPVPS, from the coding sequence ATGAACGCGGACTGGGAACAGCGGGTGGCCGAGGTCTGGAACTCCTTCGAGGCGTACGAGGAGGACCGCGCCGCGGAGTTCCGCGCGCTGATCGACGAGTTGGCCGCGGAGCTGCCCGAGGGCGACCCCCTCGGCCTCTTCGAGCGGGCCTGCGCCTTCGACTCCACCGGGTACTCCGACCGGGCCGTGCCGCTGTACCAGGAAGCCCTGGACCGCGGTCTCGGCGGCTCCCACAAGCAGCGCGCCGTCATCCAACTCGCCAGCTCGCTGCGGAACGTGGGCCGCGCGGAGGAGGGCGTCGCGCTGCTCACACCGGAACTGGTCGGGCCGTCGAACGAGCTGGACGACGCCGTCCGGTCCGTCCTGGCGCTGTGTCTGGCGGACCTCGGCCGTGAGCGCGAGGGGCTCGCCCTGGTACTCGGCGCCCTCGCTCCCCATCTGCCCCGCTACCAGCGCTCGATGGCCCATTACGCCCGCGCCCTCGTGGAGCCCGTGCCCTCTTGA
- a CDS encoding alpha-N-acetylglucosaminidase: protein MSEPSRRSVLNAAGALGLGAAAGGVPLSAHATEGPAQAPAFDTDSARSALNRLLPRHAEQFRLRLRPAPGREDRFRVTGATGRIEVSGTTPGVLLTGVHWYLKYVCGTHITWNGSQSVLPRRLPAPARPLERSTSLPHRFALNDTNDGYTAPYADWTYWERMIDVLALHGCNEVLVVAGAEAVYHRVLKEFGYSDAEARAWLPAPSHQPWWLLQNLSGYGGPLSEHLISDRAELGRRICDRLRSLGIAPVLPGYYGHVPDGFVERNGGDARVIPQGIWHGFQRPDWLDPRTTAFARVAASFYRHQEQLLGPADLFKMDLLHEGGTPGDVPVPAAARGVEAALRAARPGATWVILGWEANPLPALLDAVDKKRMLIVDGVSDRYTSVTDREKDWGGTPYAFGTIPNFGGRTTIGARTHLWNEKFFAWRDKAGSALVGTAFMPEATDRDPAAFELFSELAWVEGPLDRASWFSSYADFRYGGRDRDARAAWRALHDTAYRHTAVERSDPHDSLFAARPDLAANRAAEYAPRALTYDPARFDAALTGLLGVAGALRSSAAYRYDLVDVARQALAHRGRQLLPQLRTAYRREDQEAFRALSTLWLRLMRLSDEVTGTHTAFLLGPWIEAARRMGTTDAERAEFERTAKVLITVWGGRATADGGRLHEYGNREWHGLMSDFYVPRWQRWLDELADALAAGREPKPVDWFAVEEPWTREREDYPLRPVGDPYRIASRVRGILARAPYQGSVEVTAEPPAFPPGGHARVTAAFRNVNGLRATGRVDFALTGIEAEPTGPVSLPRVAPAGTGKVTWRASAPDTPLDRPLRPLPYEIAVRYGPAGERRVRHVHEGTLFEAAPVSGDWRTYSGNAAVFGELDGRYAIDGGGADLWKGTAEFGTLYRAGALRDGVSVTVRVDAQAPTGPWARAGIIARDALATPGSRGFVNLAVTPANGVVLSYDSNGDGTLDTYKRIMGVKAPVLLRLARAGGSFTGACSTDGGDTWRTVATVAVPGAAAAQDVGMFMSATNGGDEGRGTAEFSGWTVTS, encoded by the coding sequence ATGTCCGAACCGTCCCGACGTTCCGTACTCAACGCCGCCGGCGCCCTCGGGCTCGGCGCCGCCGCGGGCGGGGTCCCGCTGTCGGCCCACGCCACCGAGGGGCCCGCGCAGGCCCCGGCCTTCGATACGGATTCCGCGCGCTCGGCACTCAACAGACTCCTCCCGCGTCACGCGGAGCAGTTCCGGCTCAGACTCCGCCCCGCACCCGGACGCGAGGACCGCTTCCGGGTCACCGGGGCGACCGGGCGGATCGAGGTGTCCGGCACGACGCCGGGTGTGCTGCTCACCGGCGTCCACTGGTATCTGAAGTACGTCTGCGGCACCCACATCACCTGGAACGGCAGCCAGTCGGTCCTGCCGCGCAGGCTGCCCGCCCCCGCGCGGCCGCTGGAGCGGTCCACCTCGCTGCCGCACCGGTTCGCCCTGAACGACACCAACGACGGGTACACCGCGCCGTACGCCGACTGGACGTACTGGGAGCGGATGATCGACGTACTCGCCCTGCACGGATGCAACGAAGTCCTGGTGGTGGCGGGAGCCGAGGCCGTCTATCACCGGGTCCTGAAGGAGTTCGGCTACTCCGACGCCGAGGCCAGGGCGTGGCTGCCCGCGCCCTCGCACCAGCCGTGGTGGCTGCTCCAGAACCTCTCCGGGTACGGAGGACCACTGAGCGAGCACCTCATATCCGACCGCGCCGAGTTGGGGCGCAGGATCTGCGACCGGCTGCGCTCACTCGGCATCGCGCCCGTACTGCCCGGCTACTACGGACACGTCCCCGACGGCTTCGTCGAGCGCAACGGCGGGGACGCGCGGGTGATCCCCCAGGGCATCTGGCACGGCTTCCAGCGGCCCGACTGGCTGGACCCCCGCACCACGGCCTTCGCGAGGGTCGCCGCCTCCTTCTACCGCCACCAGGAACAACTCCTCGGTCCCGCCGACCTGTTCAAGATGGACCTGCTGCACGAGGGCGGCACCCCCGGTGACGTGCCCGTGCCCGCCGCCGCCCGGGGCGTGGAGGCCGCCTTGCGCGCCGCGCGGCCCGGCGCGACCTGGGTGATCCTCGGCTGGGAGGCCAATCCGCTGCCCGCGCTGCTCGACGCCGTCGACAAGAAGCGGATGCTGATCGTCGACGGCGTCTCGGACCGGTACACGAGCGTCACCGACCGCGAGAAGGACTGGGGCGGCACGCCCTACGCCTTCGGCACCATCCCCAACTTCGGCGGGCGCACGACGATCGGCGCCCGCACCCACCTGTGGAACGAGAAGTTCTTCGCCTGGCGCGACAAGGCGGGCAGCGCGCTGGTGGGGACCGCCTTCATGCCGGAGGCCACCGACCGGGACCCGGCCGCCTTCGAGCTGTTCTCCGAACTGGCCTGGGTCGAGGGCCCTTTGGACCGGGCCTCGTGGTTCTCCTCGTACGCGGACTTCCGCTACGGCGGGCGTGACCGGGACGCGCGGGCCGCCTGGCGGGCGCTGCACGACACCGCCTACCGGCACACCGCCGTGGAGCGCAGCGACCCCCACGACTCCCTGTTCGCCGCCCGCCCCGACCTCGCGGCGAACCGCGCCGCCGAGTACGCGCCGCGCGCCCTGACCTACGACCCGGCCCGCTTCGACGCCGCGCTCACCGGGCTGCTCGGCGTGGCGGGCGCGCTGCGGAGCAGCGCCGCCTACCGGTACGACCTGGTGGACGTGGCCCGCCAGGCACTCGCGCACCGCGGCCGCCAGCTCCTGCCGCAGCTGCGGACGGCGTACCGGCGCGAGGACCAGGAGGCATTCCGTGCCCTCTCGACGCTGTGGCTGCGGCTGATGCGGCTCTCGGACGAGGTCACCGGAACCCACACCGCCTTCCTCCTCGGCCCCTGGATCGAGGCCGCCCGGCGGATGGGGACGACCGACGCCGAGCGCGCCGAGTTCGAGCGGACCGCCAAGGTGCTGATCACCGTGTGGGGCGGGCGTGCCACGGCCGACGGCGGCAGGCTCCACGAGTACGGCAACCGCGAGTGGCACGGGCTGATGAGCGACTTCTACGTGCCCCGGTGGCAGCGGTGGCTCGACGAGCTGGCGGACGCGCTGGCCGCGGGACGCGAGCCGAAGCCGGTCGACTGGTTCGCCGTGGAGGAGCCCTGGACGCGGGAGCGCGAGGACTATCCGCTGCGGCCGGTCGGCGATCCGTACCGCATCGCCTCACGGGTGCGCGGCATCCTCGCGCGGGCGCCCTACCAGGGGTCCGTGGAGGTCACCGCGGAGCCGCCCGCCTTCCCGCCGGGCGGCCACGCGCGCGTGACGGCCGCCTTCCGCAACGTCAACGGGCTGCGCGCCACCGGCCGCGTCGACTTCGCGTTGACCGGCATCGAGGCGGAGCCCACCGGACCGGTGTCCCTGCCGCGGGTCGCCCCCGCGGGCACCGGCAAGGTCACCTGGCGGGCCAGTGCGCCGGACACGCCCCTGGACCGGCCGCTGCGTCCGCTGCCGTACGAGATCGCCGTGCGGTACGGGCCGGCGGGCGAGCGGCGGGTGCGGCACGTCCACGAAGGCACCCTGTTCGAGGCGGCGCCGGTGAGCGGTGACTGGCGGACGTACTCCGGCAACGCCGCCGTATTCGGGGAGCTGGACGGGCGGTACGCGATCGACGGGGGCGGGGCCGACCTGTGGAAGGGCACCGCCGAGTTCGGCACGCTCTACCGGGCGGGGGCGCTGCGCGACGGCGTCTCGGTGACGGTACGGGTCGACGCGCAGGCGCCCACGGGGCCCTGGGCGCGGGCGGGCATCATCGCCCGCGACGCGCTGGCCACGCCGGGCTCGCGGGGGTTCGTGAACCTCGCCGTCACCCCGGCCAACGGCGTCGTGCTCTCGTACGACAGCAATGGTGACGGCACGCTGGACACGTACAAGAGGATCATGGGTGTCAAGGCGCCTGTGCTGCTGCGCCTGGCGCGTGCCGGGGGCTCCTTCACGGGCGCCTGTTCCACGGACGGCGGCGACACCTGGCGGACGGTGGCGACGGTGGCCGTGCCGGGCGCGGCCGCCGCACAGGACGTGGGGATGTTCATGAGCGCGACGAACGGGGGCGACGAGGGGCGCGGGACGGCCGAGTTCAGCGGATGGACGGTGACGTCGTAA